The stretch of DNA GGGCTTTAATTGGCAAAAACACCACTGCCGGAGCAATCAATATCACCTCTAAAATCCCCACCGATCATTTTGAAGGCTGGGTTTCGGCTAACTATGAATTTGAAGCCGATCAAGGCTATACGATGGAGGGTGCGCTATCCGGCCCGTTATCTGAAACGCTCGCGGCGCGGCTGGCGCTTAGAATCGATCAGCATGATGGCTGGACGCACAACAGTGTTACTGGTAAAGACAGCCAGGCCATGGGTGATATTACCGGGCGTTTGACGGCAACCTGGCATCCGGATGCTCCGTTCAATGCGACACTAAGATATCAAAAGGGCGATTTGAATCGCGAGGGGAGGGCGCGTGAAATATCCCGTTGCGGACAACGACTGCTGGATTTTATCGCGCAAAATGACTTGCCGGAAGACTGTCGTGTCAATCTGAAGCGCTCGGCGGTTGGAGTACGCAATGGCGTGGGTGACTTTCAGGATTTCAATACCGACTTCGATACCTTTGGGCTGACCTTGAACCGTGAATTCAGTCAAAGCACATTGACGTCGTTAACCGGCTACGCCAACTACAAGGTTAACGATCAAGTGATCAGTGACCTGCTTCCTCTTGAACTAGGTAACCTCGATGCGCTGGAAGAATGGTCGCAGTGGACGCAGGAACTGAGAATCAGCTCGGATAAAAACAGTCAGTTGGATTACATCCTGGGTTTTTATTTTATCCATACCGACCAAACCAGTGGTTTGGATGTTCATTTCACCGACCAACCGCTGGAAAATAGGGCGACACGGGTTATCGCGACCCGGCAGGAAGGTGATAGCTATGCCGTCTTTGGGCAGATCACTTGGCAGTTAAGCGCTGCACTGTCGGCTACCGTCGGTGCTCGTTATACGCTGGAAGAGGAAGACGCCCGGTCGAAACAATTCGCGGCGGCGCTTTATACGCGCAATCCTACCGCCATCGCATCCGGTCCCGCTGCTGGAGGGCATGATGTTGCGCAAGATCGCAGGGAAGATGACCTGTCACCCTCGTTGACACTGCAATGGCATCCTACTGATGAGATGATGTTATACGCTAGTATTCGCAAAGGTTTTAAAGGCGGAGGGTTCGATCATCAGTTGGTCGCAGAGCAGTCGGCAGCCGAGCAGAATTTTCAGTTTAACAAAGAGCAGGTCGTGGCTTATGAGCTGGGCTCAAAATGGGTATTTGGCGGTGGCTCCTCGCAGATGAACTTTGCTATCTTTCGTAACGAATTCGACAACATCCAAGTGAGTTCAGTACAGGATAATATAACCTTCAGTGTAGGGAACGCAGCTTCGGCCATTACCCAGAGGATTGAATTTGACGGGCGCTGGCGTCCGTCTAAAAATTTAAATTTTTCCTGGTCCATGGCTTATTTGGATGCCCGTTATAATGATTTTGCAAACGCACCATGTAGTGATGAACAGGTACGTACTTCTTCGCCAGACTGTCGGTTGCTGACGCCAACCACCGGTATTCAGGACCTCAGTGATAAACGCCTGCAATATGCGCCGGAATGGGCTGTTTTCACTAGCGCAGAATATATTATGCAGCTGTCGGATCGTTTAGCATTAATCAGTACTTTTGAAGCTTACTATTCCGATAAGGTTGCCTTGGCGCTTGACCTTGACCCCTATACCTTCCAAAAGGAATACGCCAAAATAAATGCCCGTTTCACGCTGACCAATGATCGCCGGGATTGGGAAATTTCGGCAGTGCTCAGAAATTTGACTGATGAAATCACTAGCAACTTTTCGAATGATCTGTCGGGTGTATTTAGCGAAGGCAGCTATTTTCGTTTGGTTGAGTCACCGCGAGCGTTTTCCGTACAAGGCTTAATACGGTTTTAGTGATAAACGTAAAATTACTTTTTTATTGACTCGAAATAGAAGTGGTTTGGAGATAGGTGATGCATTTAAATGATCTGATGGTGGAACAGGATGAAAAAATATTCACGATACAGATCAACCGGTCGGCTAAAAAAAACGCGCTGACTGAGGCGATGTATCGGGGCTTGATTCAGGCTTTCAAAAAAGCCGACGCCGATGATCATGTTCATTGTATTTTCCTGTGTGGTACGCAGGAATGTTTTTGTGCGGGCAACGACCTAAAGGATTTTCTCGAAACCGGCGCACAAGCGGCGGCGGATTTTGTAAAGTGCATTAGCCAGGTTAAAAAGCCAATTGTGGCAGCGGTGAACGGCCCTGCGGTCGGGGTGGGCACGACCATGTTGTTACATTGCGATTTGGTGGTGGCGGCGGAAGATGCTTACTTTATGATGCCCTTTACGGATCTTGGCCTATGCCCCGAAGCGGGTGCTTCTTATCTGTTGCCGCGGATGTTGGGGCATTGCCGTGCTTCTGAGCTTTTGTTGCTTGGTGCGCGGATTAATGCGGCAAAAGCCGGTGAGTTGGGGCTAATCAACCGTGTTTGCACCGCACAAGAATACCTTGGTGTTGGCAGAGCGCTTGCTGAAGAAATAGCAGCGAAACCGCTGGCTGCTATCCTCTCTACCAAAGCACTGATTCGAAAACATCAGGAGCCATTAGTTGCGCAAGCTATTAGTAATGAAAATGAACAGTTCATATCCTTGCTTAATTCTGAAGAATCGCGCCGAATAATGACGGCCTTTTTTTCTAAAGGGTAACAATAACCGGATCAGCGTACCTGCTGGCGGTTAATTTATGACTTCCGGGTAGTAGCACATATAACCCGATTCGTATAAGTCTGGCCTTGCTCAGATCTGAATGGCGTAGCGAGATATTTAGCAGCTAGGTGGTGGAAATAAACCCATAAAGATTAAATACCCCGAGCAATAGACAAACATTGCTGCAGCACATTTTTTCGGAAAGTGATTTGTTCTTTTTTCCCTGGGGGTGAGGCAACAACCATCAGGCCCTCAATCAGCGCGATAATCATATTTGCCCGCCGCTGAACTTCGTTATCTTCGGCGTTGGCGTCAAGTTCTTTTACCAGCTCTTCAAACTGGCGCAATTGTGGGATATAAAATTCGCTCAACAGTTTGCCGGAGTAATTATCGACAATAGCGATGAGCGGCCAGAACTGGATAAAAAAATGACGAGTTTTAAGACAATAAATATCATCCAAATTAAATTCTATTGCCGCCTCAAAACGCTCAAGGGGATTATCGCCAGCCTTTTTTAAGCGCTTTATATAATGATTATCATAAAGCTCCCCCACATAGTGCATTAAGGCAAGAATCAGATCTTCCTTTTTAGGGAAGTAATACTGTAGGTTGGCTAAGCGAACGTCGGCAGTTTTTGCGATGTTTCGCATAGTGAAATCGGCGTAAGCACCTTTCATAAGCATCTCGTGCGCGGTTTTAATCAGCTTCATAGCCGTGGCTTTTCCGCCATCCCGTTGCGCAGTCCCTAACCTTGTATGACGGCTATTTTTTTCAGAAAGTTTTGTCATCGTTGCTCCGTTTTTTTCAATTCGAGGATTATACACAAATCAATCTCTTTGGTTAAGCGACTAAAAAAATCTTGACATTTTATTTGTGCGGGCAAATAATGTTTAGTCATACGACCAAACATATTTTTGGGAGGAAGAATGAAACGGCGTGACTTCATAATAAATGCGATTACCGGAGCGGCCGGTATATCGGCAATTACCACAGGCATGTCGCAAACGGTTGAAGGTTTAGTCCCGGAAAGGGATGGAATATTCGATACCATCGTGATTGGAGGAGGGTTTGCCGGTGTTACCGCTGCCAGAGATGCGAGCCAAAAAGGGTTAAATACGCTTCTACTGGAAGCGCGCCCGAGATTAGGGGGCCGCACATTTACTACAAAGTTTGCTGGCCATGATATTGATGTAGGTGGCACCTGGTTTGGCTGGGGCCAGCCGCATATTTGGGCTGAGCGGATGCGTTATAACTTGCCGATAAAGGAGAGCGCATCGACTATTGCAGAAAAATACGTTTGGTTTTCTAAAAATCAACGTAACGAGGGTGGTGCGGATGAGTTTGGCCCGTTTTCGGAACGAGCCAACGCGAAATTCTATGCGCCAGCCAGAGAGATGTTCCCACGGCCTTATGACCCGCTGTTTGCTTCAAGCAATAAAAAATTCCAGGAGCTGGATAAAATCTCAGCAGCACAGGCGATTGACAGCCTGGACCTAAGTGATGCAGAAAAGGATTTGGTGAAAAGTTTTGCGGCTATTAACGGACATTCGATCTCCACTCACAGTAGTTATCTCGACCAGCTTAGATGGATCGCTCTGGGGGGGTTTAATCAGGCGTTTATGTGGTCAAATCTGGGGTATTACCGCCTTGCCGGAGGTACTCGGGTTCTGCTTGAAAAAATGCAATCCGATAGTGAAGCTGAACTTAAGCTGGGTGAGGCGGTTAAATCCGTGGTTCAGAAAAATGGCATTGTCGAAATCGCAACTGCACGTGGGAATCTATATCGGGCCAAAACAGCTATTTTTGCCTTACCGCTAAACCTCATCGGCAAGATCAACTTTAAACCAGCACTTTCAAGCATCAAGGTCAACGCCAGCCAACAGGGTCATACCGGCTCTGGCAGTAAGCTCTATATGCGTATCAAGGGTAAGCATCCCATCATGTTCGGTCAGGGCACCGAGGATATGCCGCTTAACTTCTACTGGACCGAATACGATGACAAGGACAGTCAGATTATGGTGGGTTTCAACGCGTCGCCGGAGTTTCTGGATGTTAACGATGACGAGGAGATTCAAAAAGCCATACACCTGTTTCAGCCGCAGGCAGAATTAATCGAGTCTTTTAGCTACGACTGGAATCTGGATCCTTACTCAAAAGGTACTTGGTGTATGTATCCGCCCGGAATGCTTACCGGTGCGCTCAAGGAGCTGCAAAGACCTGAACAAAATATCTATTTTGCCGGATCCGATATAGCCAATGGGTGGCGTGGTTTTATCGACGGCGCCATCGAAAGCGGCGCACGGGCCGCGCAACTAGTTTCTGAAAAGATTATTACCAAAGGAATTAAAGTATGAAAGCAATAACTTCGATCTTAATCACAATGATTAGCCTCAGTGGTTCGGTAGCCGCTGCGGAAAAAATAACTGTTACGTTAACAGGCGCTTTTCATGCCGTGACGGAAAGAATGATCAGTACCGGTGCAGAGCAGAGTGCTTTTATCTACAGCGTGCTAGGGGCCACCAAACTACGGGACGGGAAGGGCAATGAATGGAAGTTCTCTATCGACTGTCTGGGTTTTGATGAAGTGGGCACAGCACAGACGACCTCCGGGATTGGACGCTGTAGTTGGGCCGATGCGGACAAGGATAGGCTGCACGTGAGCCTTCACACTGAGGGAGAATCCAATCACTACAAAATCAATGGCGGTACCGGGAAATGGGTTGGGGCGAGCGGAGAGATTGTCAGTCATTTTGAGTATCTACCGGCACCATCACCGGAAATATTTCTGGGTGTAGATGAAGGTAAGGGGTTTGTTTCTGCGCCGGGATTAAAAAAATAGTGGGGTAAATGGTGATGAAATTTCCATTTCTTGAAGTCCTGGCGGTTGCTCTGGTGATACTGGGATGTAGCGCCACTATTGCTGGTGGTGCCGCACGGGCTGAAGCAGCCGAGCCATGTGATTTGGCCTTGGGAGCAAAAATTTTCACTAAATGCGCCGCCTGCCATACCTTCGATGCATCGGGCAGACACGGAGCAGGACCAAATTTAAATTCAATAATTGGTAAACCGTCGGGCAGTTCCAGTGGGTTTCCCTACTCGGAAGCGATGCAAGCGTTTCAGCGTCTTTGGACGGAATCGGAGCTGGATAGTTTTTTGCAACAACCGATGGCGGCTATTCCCGGAACCACCATGGCGTTCGGGGGCTTAGCCAAACCGCATCAAAGAGCAGCTGTTATTTGTTATCTGGCGCAGGGTGCGGATTGATATAGAGCGATAATCTTAATTAGGATAGAGGGGGATAAGTCATGAAAAGAGAGATATTACAAAATCGAAAATATTTTAGGAAATGTCTATTGGCGGTGGCAATTACTGCCAGCTCCATTAGCGGTTTAGCCAACGCTGCGGTGCTGGAAGAGGTAATAGTAACTGCGCAAAAGCGAGAGCAGAATCTTCAGGACGTGGGTATTTCTGTTACTGCTTTTAGCGGTGATCAGCTTAAAGATTTGGGTGTGACCAACACTACCGAAATAACACAGCAGATCCCGGGTATGCAGCTACAAACCTTCACCTCAGCCTTCACTATTATCAACTTGCGTGGCATTTCGCAGAATAACTTTCAGGATAATCTGGAAGCGCCGGTGGCGGTTTATGTAGATGGCGCTTACGTGCCGAGCATGAATGCCATCAATGGACAACTGTTTGATGTGGGTCGTGTAGAGGTACTGCGGGGTCCACAGGGGACGCTGTTCGGCAGAAATACTACCGGCGGCCTAGTGCATTATATTACTCGTGGCGCTGAGGAGTCTGAAATCAACGGATATCTTGAGTTGTCGGCGGGTGATTTCGATATGCGTGCGATAGAGGGAGCGATCGGGGGCGCTCTGGGCGAAAAGGTGCGTGGTCGCTTGGCCGCCCGCTGGTTGGAAAACGACGGTTATATGGAATCGCAAACACCAGGAATCCGCGATGCCCACGGTGCGGATGGCTATACCGTCAGGGGGGCATTGCAGGTTGATCTTTCGGACAATTTACTGGCGGACCTGCGGGTGACTCGGTCGGAGGATGACGATGTTCCATCGGGCACCTACTCCATCAATTTTGCCGGATTTGATCCGGGCACTGGTTTAGGCGTCCCGGCACCCGGCAGACTGAGTGATGAGCTTGAACATGCTTCCTCCCTGGAAGGGAGTTTTGATCGCGAGTCTACCAATATCACGGCGACCCTTACCTGGGATCTTGCTAATGGCAACGAGTTTGTTTCCATCACCAATTATTTGGATATGGAAAAGCAATATGTTGAGGACGCAGGGGGTGGGTTATTCTTTTTCCCCTATGTTGTGCCAACGGAGTTCGATAGCTTCTCGCAGGAGTTGAGGCTCTCAGGTGAAAACGACGGTATACGCTGGCAAACCGGAGTCTATTATCTTGATATGTCAACGGACACCAATCAAAGTGTCTCTGGAGTCGCTATTTTAGAGGGAGCGGGGGCGACCACGGATACCGCGTTTGCGGAAACAATATCCAGTGTTGATGCGAAAAACTGGTCGGTATTCGGTCAGGTGGAGTTTGATCTCTCCGACCAGCTAACCTTCATTGCCGGAGTGCGTTACTCTGATGACGATAAAAGTATTGATTTCACCCAGTTTTACGAGGAGCCAGGCGCTGGTATAGCGAGATTCCAGACCTTTGATATTTCGCAGGTTGGAATTTCCGGAATTGATCAAATTGACTATGAGGATTATGCCGCCAGAATGCAGCTTAACTACACTACGGAACAGGGTGCTCTGATTTACGGCTCGATCAATAGAGGTATTAAGGGTGGGAACTGGTCGATTGATCCACTGGGTACCGTAGCTGCTATTGACCCGGCGAATTTAAAGCATGATGAAGAGGTGCTCTACTCCTATGAGTTGGGTATTAAGACGGATCTCAACGATTGGGCCCGTTTAAATGTCGGGATTTTCTACTATGACTATAAGGATTATCAGGCCTTTTCACTCATTGGCTTAACACCTCAGGTAGCCAACTCGGATGCTTCGGCCCATGGCGGTGAAATCGAGCTGACTATAAGTCCGACAGAGAACCTTGATTTGCTGGTTGGGCTGTCATTTCTGGATTCCGAAGTGGATGCTGTGCCAGATGTATTCGGCGGCACCGCGAAAGCTGAATTTCCTAATGCGCCTGAGTTGAGTTTTAACTTTCTCGCCCGCTATGAGTGGGAAATGGGCAGCGGTAAAGTAGCGGCTCAGTTGGATGGTGTCTGGAACGATGATCAGTTTATTGAGGCCACCAACTCTGCCATTTCCGCAGAAGATGCCTACACGGTATGGAATGAATTTCAGTTATTCTTTCTAATGCCAGCGTCCCTTTGCCCCCAGACACCACTTGTGGAGCCTGGGGGCTTTTTAAGTTATCTGCAATACCTCCGGGTAATAGCACATATAGCCTGACTCGCATAAATCCGGCCTCGTTCTCACCTGAGTGGCGTAGTTGAGTATGTCGCTTTTCGTTGCGCCGCGCTTAATTTTGTCACGCACGGATTTAACTAACTCAATACTTTTGATTTTTCGCTCCAGCGGTGCTTCGCGGCCGGCGATTTTAATTGCGGTTAGACCTGCGCGCATGAAGTCGTCAATGGCGCAGAGCCCACAGGGACCGAAAGTGTAGCCTTGTTTGGAAGTGCTAAAGCCACAGCTGAATTTATACCAGGTCCATTCAGCGTAGTCTTTTTCATTTTGGAGCAGTAAGCTTTGCTCGTCTGGGGCGATGTCACTGCCATCGGTGCGGTAGTAGCTGTAACGGTAATTATCCATGCAGATGGGGCCGCCATATTGCTTAGGCAAATGGATGGTATGACAAACGCCTTCTTCATAAATGCAACCGTCGTTAAGCACGAAGGCTTCGAACTCCAGGTTCGGCAACGACTGTGTCATGGCTTTGATTTCGGCTAATGTCATGTAGCGAGGAAAGATAATACGGTCTGCGCCAATACTCTCGAAGAGTTTGGTGGCCTCGGTATTTCGACAGGCGGCGATCGAGCTTAGGTGCAAACGGGCATTGAGATTCAGGGTGGATAGTTCAAATAATAAGGCAGCGTCAGCAATGATAATGGCATGTCCTCCCGCTGCGGAGAAGCGCTCGGCGAGCTGAATCAGGCATTGCGCTTGTGCTTGCGTATAATGCTGTGCATTGAGTACCAGCATGGCCTGTTTACCTGCTTGCCCTGTGGTTTCGATAATCCGTCGCATGTCTTGATAGCAAGTGATATTGCCAAACATGCGGCGGCTAATACTGGAAATACCAAACTGGCTCACCCATTCTTCTGGCACCATGCCAAAATAAATCTCATCGGCGCCGACGTCGAGCACCGGCTCAAGCTCGTCAATGTGGCTAATGGGAGCGACGATTTTCATGCCAGTCTCCCGCGAGAATCAAACGCTTTACCCAGCCCTTGTTAATGGCGTGCTTTAGCACGCGCTGCTGTTCATCGGCGTAATGGTAGAAAATGCTGTTGCCGCGCGTAAAGGCTTTAAGCTCGTGTGGGCTCTGCTTTCCAGTGCGCTCCATTTTGCCGAAATAGCTTAGGCATTCCTTTTGACAACTGTGCCCTGGGGTAAACTTTTTTTGCTTAGACAGGTGCAGTGAACCGGGTCGGCAAATACGACCTTTTAGGGTATAGCCAAAAGGGATATGCACCGATAGATCCAGCCCATTGGGTTCAAAGTCTGTCGTATCGGCAAAGGGGCGCACGTCGGTTTCCAGGCTGGAAATATTAAAACGATGCAGCATGCGCACGAACAAAGATGATTGTAATCCGGGTGGTATCGCCTTCGCCCAATCTGCGGATGGCAAGCGGGGGTCCTTGATCATTTTGCATAGCTGGCGTCCGGCAACCGGCTGCAACCCGTGAAACCCCTGGGTGACTAAGCGCAATACGCCGAAATCGTTGCAGACCACTTCGCATTGTGCTGGCAATAGTCCTAACAGCTTGGCGAGTTGCGCGATACCTTTGTCGGCCAGCATGGGGGTGGCGAAGCTAAAGGTCAAGTTTCTGCTTTGGCACCAATCTGTTATTCGAGAGACATCCCTTTGCGTAGGCAATAGGCGCTCGCAAAATTCGTTACCAAATTGAATGCCGTTGATGCGTCTTTCGGAAAGGTCGTTGGGATAGCAGGAGAGGTCGGCATGCAGTGCGTTCAGACAGTTAGCGGCGCTCAGTGATTCGAGGCAGTCTAACGGACCAATCGCTTTGGCGTCGGTTAGTGATAGATAGAGAAGGGGGTGATGATGGTCCGCTTCGGATCTTGTTTGAGGCATGTGGTTTACAAAATCTCCGGTGATAACTGAGAGATTAAAATTAAACCATACAACCGTACTAAAAAGTAATATCCAGAGTCTGAATGTAAAAAAAGATGCCGTAAAATTGATTTACGGCATCAGCATGTTTCGTTGCGAGGAGCGTCTTGGGTTACAAATAAATCACCATGGACTTTTGCGGTTCTTCGCAATTAATTAAGTCCACCCGCTTGTGGCGAATTTTATAACGGCCATCGTCTTTGCTGAGCTGGTGGGTATAGGTGCCGCCGTACATGCGCTGTTCACCCATATAGTTAACCAGCGCGTGGAAGTTAGAGGTTACCGTACAATTGCCGCTGTCAGCGTTCAGCTCGGTGATCTGGATATTGCTGATAATATGAGAACAGCGAATTTTGTAATCCTTGGATGCGGCCCGTGGATGGACGAAGTTACGTCGGCGGATTTCCATCATGACGTGGTCATCGTAGATATGGGACAGTTCAAAATCCGGACTCTCCTGATCCTCGGTGGCCGGCAACCAATAGGTACCGTCTTTGGTATAGAGTTCAATCCAGCTATCTAAATCCGGTTTATCCAAACAAGAAGCTTCTTGATACAGTAGCTGTTCGATTTCGCGAATGGTATGGTTTGAGGTTACCACGGCAGTCATCTAGGCCACCTCCTGGCTGAGTTGATCTTTGGTCATGTATTCTTTCCAGGCTTTATACTGCGTGCGAATATCAAGATCACCGGTCAGCAAACCATGAAAGTGGTCGCCCTTGTCTTCATCACGGCCAAAATGACGATGCATTTCCACCCACTCTGAGCCATTGGATTCGAGACCGTTCTGCACGCGATGGTAGGCAGTTAAATCGTCTGGGCCTACCATGCCGAAGGAAGAGTTGATCAGGCGCGAATACAGAATAGTTCTTTTCAACATGCTTTCTGGGGCACCCTTGAGGCGGAATGACCAGCTTTCAATAATGGTTTTATTGACTGAAATAGGGCGCACCACCCGAATGTTCTGCACCGCCGTTTTGGTGGTGAGGGAAGGGTAGTACATGGTGTTGTGGCTGTTAAAGGTAAGTATTTCCCGCGTTCTTTCCTCGCCATAGGCCGCGATCATTAACTCTTCATAATCCTTAGGTACGGAGTAGGCCGCATGGATGCTGGTGCGGCCACCGTCGTAATGATGGCCGTACGGGTAGGCGAATAGGTCAGTGCTTTCAAAATGCTCGTAGGATGCGCCAAAGGGCGGGATAATTTCGGCCTCAGTGCGTTCGGCGGAGTCTTCCGGTACCGTTTTCATGTACTGTAACGCCGCATCGACAACGCCCTGGTGCACCACCATCGGATGCATGCCGTCGTTTAAGTTTTCCGTGAACATTTTCCAGTTGCAATCATGCTCATAGCGCATGGGCTTGCCGACCACTTCCACTTCGCCTTCGGGAGAACGGTCACACATATTATCAATACATTCGGCCATGCCAGTACCCATCCAGGTATTCAGGTCGGGCGCGTTCGGATCGAGCGTGGCAAACACAAAGCCGCGATAGCTGCCGTATTGCGCGACCTTTTGCATGCTGTACTGGGGATCGTTTTTATTAAAGCCGGTGCCTTCATAGCCGGGCATATTGGGAACACCGACCAGTTTGCCATCGATTCGATAGGTCCAGCCATGATAACAGCAGCGGAAGGCGCTGACTTTACCGCTGGCCTGATCGACCAGTTTGGCACCCTTGTGGCCGCAACGATTGTGAAGGACATGCACTTTGCCGTCCTTATCGCGCACCATAATTACCGGTACTTTATTGCCGATGATCGCGGTGGCGTATTCGCCCGGCGTTTTCACCTGACTTTCATGGCCGATATAAATCCAGGCGCTGCCCCAGATTCGCTCCATTTCCAAGTCAAAGATGTCTGGATCGAGATAGACTTTGCGATGTACGCGAGTTGGCTCGATCAATTGGCTTAACGCTTGGTTACTGTATTTCATGGTGCTAATACCTCTGCTAACGTCTCTACTCAATGCTATTTTTACCCTAAAGTGACAAGGCGCCAAGGCTTGCACCGCCGCAAACCATGAGCGTTTGTCCGGTAATAAAACCGCTATCGGGCGAGGCCAGGAAGTTAACGGCGTTGGCGACGTCATCTGGAGTGCCGACCCGTTTGACCGGGATGCTGTCGGCAATTTTCTGAATTTTAGG from Pseudomonadales bacterium encodes:
- a CDS encoding aromatic-ring-hydroxylating dioxygenase subunit beta, which encodes MTAVVTSNHTIREIEQLLYQEASCLDKPDLDSWIELYTKDGTYWLPATEDQESPDFELSHIYDDHVMMEIRRRNFVHPRAASKDYKIRCSHIISNIQITELNADSGNCTVTSNFHALVNYMGEQRMYGGTYTHQLSKDDGRYKIRHKRVDLINCEEPQKSMVIYL
- a CDS encoding enoyl-CoA hydratase; this translates as MHLNDLMVEQDEKIFTIQINRSAKKNALTEAMYRGLIQAFKKADADDHVHCIFLCGTQECFCAGNDLKDFLETGAQAAADFVKCISQVKKPIVAAVNGPAVGVGTTMLLHCDLVVAAEDAYFMMPFTDLGLCPEAGASYLLPRMLGHCRASELLLLGARINAAKAGELGLINRVCTAQEYLGVGRALAEEIAAKPLAAILSTKALIRKHQEPLVAQAISNENEQFISLLNSEESRRIMTAFFSKG
- a CDS encoding TonB-dependent receptor codes for the protein MLRFLHCVRTVLDSAWLLIIKGLLLLLLATAPPRVLAEAILDFDIDRQSFSTALQQFAKQADLQLMYSPEAIPEHISPAVKGRFLAREALALLIENTNLEFVFNGLIVVIREQTAKAVANTESVALPEAGPEPEGQYFIEEFIVTAQKREERLQDVPISILLAQGEDLQVAGINRLESLAPLMPGFHYSEAVAANDQLFIRGLGSGVNFGFENAVGQVIDDFYYGRSRFGRAAFLDVERVEILKGPQGALIGKNTTAGAINITSKIPTDHFEGWVSANYEFEADQGYTMEGALSGPLSETLAARLALRIDQHDGWTHNSVTGKDSQAMGDITGRLTATWHPDAPFNATLRYQKGDLNREGRAREISRCGQRLLDFIAQNDLPEDCRVNLKRSAVGVRNGVGDFQDFNTDFDTFGLTLNREFSQSTLTSLTGYANYKVNDQVISDLLPLELGNLDALEEWSQWTQELRISSDKNSQLDYILGFYFIHTDQTSGLDVHFTDQPLENRATRVIATRQEGDSYAVFGQITWQLSAALSATVGARYTLEEEDARSKQFAAALYTRNPTAIASGPAAGGHDVAQDRREDDLSPSLTLQWHPTDEMMLYASIRKGFKGGGFDHQLVAEQSAAEQNFQFNKEQVVAYELGSKWVFGGGSSQMNFAIFRNEFDNIQVSSVQDNITFSVGNAASAITQRIEFDGRWRPSKNLNFSWSMAYLDARYNDFANAPCSDEQVRTSSPDCRLLTPTTGIQDLSDKRLQYAPEWAVFTSAEYIMQLSDRLALISTFEAYYSDKVALALDLDPYTFQKEYAKINARFTLTNDRRDWEISAVLRNLTDEITSNFSNDLSGVFSEGSYFRLVESPRAFSVQGLIRF
- a CDS encoding TonB-dependent receptor, which gives rise to MKREILQNRKYFRKCLLAVAITASSISGLANAAVLEEVIVTAQKREQNLQDVGISVTAFSGDQLKDLGVTNTTEITQQIPGMQLQTFTSAFTIINLRGISQNNFQDNLEAPVAVYVDGAYVPSMNAINGQLFDVGRVEVLRGPQGTLFGRNTTGGLVHYITRGAEESEINGYLELSAGDFDMRAIEGAIGGALGEKVRGRLAARWLENDGYMESQTPGIRDAHGADGYTVRGALQVDLSDNLLADLRVTRSEDDDVPSGTYSINFAGFDPGTGLGVPAPGRLSDELEHASSLEGSFDRESTNITATLTWDLANGNEFVSITNYLDMEKQYVEDAGGGLFFFPYVVPTEFDSFSQELRLSGENDGIRWQTGVYYLDMSTDTNQSVSGVAILEGAGATTDTAFAETISSVDAKNWSVFGQVEFDLSDQLTFIAGVRYSDDDKSIDFTQFYEEPGAGIARFQTFDISQVGISGIDQIDYEDYAARMQLNYTTEQGALIYGSINRGIKGGNWSIDPLGTVAAIDPANLKHDEEVLYSYELGIKTDLNDWARLNVGIFYYDYKDYQAFSLIGLTPQVANSDASAHGGEIELTISPTENLDLLVGLSFLDSEVDAVPDVFGGTAKAEFPNAPELSFNFLARYEWEMGSGKVAAQLDGVWNDDQFIEATNSAISAEDAYTVWNEFQLFFLMPASLCPQTPLVEPGGFLSYLQYLRVIAHIA
- a CDS encoding U32 family peptidase → MKIVAPISHIDELEPVLDVGADEIYFGMVPEEWVSQFGISSISRRMFGNITCYQDMRRIIETTGQAGKQAMLVLNAQHYTQAQAQCLIQLAERFSAAGGHAIIIADAALLFELSTLNLNARLHLSSIAACRNTEATKLFESIGADRIIFPRYMTLAEIKAMTQSLPNLEFEAFVLNDGCIYEEGVCHTIHLPKQYGGPICMDNYRYSYYRTDGSDIAPDEQSLLLQNEKDYAEWTWYKFSCGFSTSKQGYTFGPCGLCAIDDFMRAGLTAIKIAGREAPLERKIKSIELVKSVRDKIKRGATKSDILNYATQVRTRPDLCESGYMCYYPEVLQIT
- a CDS encoding TetR family transcriptional regulator, yielding MTKLSEKNSRHTRLGTAQRDGGKATAMKLIKTAHEMLMKGAYADFTMRNIAKTADVRLANLQYYFPKKEDLILALMHYVGELYDNHYIKRLKKAGDNPLERFEAAIEFNLDDIYCLKTRHFFIQFWPLIAIVDNYSGKLLSEFYIPQLRQFEELVKELDANAEDNEVQRRANMIIALIEGLMVVASPPGKKEQITFRKNVLQQCLSIARGI
- a CDS encoding c-type cytochrome, which produces MKFPFLEVLAVALVILGCSATIAGGAARAEAAEPCDLALGAKIFTKCAACHTFDASGRHGAGPNLNSIIGKPSGSSSGFPYSEAMQAFQRLWTESELDSFLQQPMAAIPGTTMAFGGLAKPHQRAAVICYLAQGAD
- a CDS encoding FAD-dependent oxidoreductase encodes the protein MKRRDFIINAITGAAGISAITTGMSQTVEGLVPERDGIFDTIVIGGGFAGVTAARDASQKGLNTLLLEARPRLGGRTFTTKFAGHDIDVGGTWFGWGQPHIWAERMRYNLPIKESASTIAEKYVWFSKNQRNEGGADEFGPFSERANAKFYAPAREMFPRPYDPLFASSNKKFQELDKISAAQAIDSLDLSDAEKDLVKSFAAINGHSISTHSSYLDQLRWIALGGFNQAFMWSNLGYYRLAGGTRVLLEKMQSDSEAELKLGEAVKSVVQKNGIVEIATARGNLYRAKTAIFALPLNLIGKINFKPALSSIKVNASQQGHTGSGSKLYMRIKGKHPIMFGQGTEDMPLNFYWTEYDDKDSQIMVGFNASPEFLDVNDDEEIQKAIHLFQPQAELIESFSYDWNLDPYSKGTWCMYPPGMLTGALKELQRPEQNIYFAGSDIANGWRGFIDGAIESGARAAQLVSEKIITKGIKV